CCTTTCATACTTTGGTGTATTTGCTTCATCACATTTTATGCTTATCTGTCCACCAAAGAGATTGGAACCATTGTCATTAGTTACTTGGACAGTTGTGATAAGTGTCACTTCATCGTCTAAATCAAATGTCTTTCCACATTTGTCACATATCGGATATGTTATTTCACCATAAGCTCCTTTAGTTTCTGCCATCAAACATTCCATATTATTGCGACGGGTATTTAAATTATCGGAGAACTTAAATCAAAAATAAATTTATTATCGAATTGATAATGGCTAAGGGATTGGAAAGATGCGTAAAAAAATTAGTATCGGATTATTATTTGCAGCCTTCATTGTTGTTCTCTCTTCTTATTTCCTTAGTCCTTACGATTGGATAAGTGGTGTTTTAGCAGGTGCTGGAACTGAATTATTTGGAATTCTATTATCTGTAGCTATCATCGAATGGTTAATTAACAAAAAGGAAGAAGACAAGAGAAAGAAAATAGAAGCAATTGCTTTGAAAAAGCTTAAATCGAATTTAATAATACATCTGGACTTTCTTTTCCGATTGGCAAATGATTCTGGTGAAACTAAGAATGTTTTCAAAGATTTTGATGGTAAATACTTCGATAAAATAAATAATTTAAATATGCATGAAGATGCTCCTGTCCACCCTCCTAAAAAATTGCATGAGGTAATACAATTTGAATTTGAAAGGCTACACGATTTAAATAAAAATTTGATTGAAACATACATTTACTTCATGGATGAGGGAATAATTTCATACCTTGAAAAATTAAATTCACACGACTATATGAACCTAATGAGCGATTTATCAGTAAAATGTTTATTTGAGAAAGAAACAGGAAGGCAATTATTCATTATTTCCACAGATAATTATGTTGAAGACTACTTTAAAACATTAATTGACTTGTGCCAATATTACAACGAACTCGTTCCTTTCGATAAAATTGTACAAATAAATGTAAATGAGAGTATGATAAATGGATTTATTATATGAATTTTGATTTTTGTATGTCAAAATACCGATACATTAGAGCACTTTTTCCCAAATGGTGTACATCCTAAGAGGATATTTGCCGTATAATCCCCGATATATTACGGCAAATTTTACCTTAAGATGTACACTCTTTTTCAGAAACCATTCTGCTTATACGGATTTTCGAAGGTCATTTTTCGATTTTGAAGTGGTTATGCTTCACATGCAATAACTGGTACATCCATCTTTGGTTCTGGATAATTATATTCCGCACTAATATCGACAACATCAATTTCGATTGTATCAAAATCCTCTACAAATTCACCATCTATTAAAATCTTTGAACCTTTGCCGAAAGGAAGCAATGACATTGCATTACGAGAATTACGAGAATGGACTTTCGCAGATTTCGGGAAATAATCGACAGTTTTATTATTTCCACGTAATGCAAAACCACAATTTTTAAGAGTGTTCTCGCAATATAATTTAGCTTTATATGCTTCGATTTCTTCAATAAATATCCACAAACGGTATTTTGAATCTACCTTTTCAAGAATACCATGTACTGCGTCACTATAACAATATATTAATATTTTTACTGCATCACGGATATTTTGACAATCAAAATGTATGGATTTTACAGTATCACCGTCTAACACTGGTCTAAAATCTAATGTCTTGTTTCCGTTGATGTGTTGGTCTATTATTTTATCGGAATTCTTGATATATTTTGTTCCGTATCCGGTCTTGAATTTTGATTTTTCCACATTAATAATTCTGTGTATCAAATCATGTTTTCCGAGTTTGTGGGAAGGGAAATCTACAAATTTTCCTAAAGTCTATATATAATGGCAAATTTTTTGTGTTCCTTCCAGACATGCTTTTGAAACCATTACATTTGTGCTGATGTCAGACCATGATTTTTCGACTTGTACGATTGGTTCTGGTATGAGTTCATCAAAGGTTCTGATGATTTCTCTTGCTCTTTTATCTTCATATTCATTTATTTGCATTTTTGGATTCGTGCCCCATTTCACAATATTCCTAACTTCACTCTCATTACATCCTAATGCAAATAAAAATGATAATTCTTTTCCGTTAGGGTCTTTCACCCTTGACCATGCTTGAAATGCGTTAATGTACGCATAATGCAGTCTTGATATTTGCGATAGTTCGGCAGAATTTGTTATGGGGTCATGAGCATGTTTGGGGATATGCTGTATTCCGATTGCGATACCCATTCTTTTATCACATTCAACACCCATTGCGTCAGATGCTTGATAGTATGTGAGTTGTGGGCTGTTTTCAGTTGCGTTCCCATATTTATCTTCTTCATAATATCCGAGTTCTTTAAATCGGTCTTTCCAATAGTTCCATTCTGCAATATTTACACAAAAAATTATGAAATTTTCAGCACCGTAACTTCTAAATAAAGTTACACATTTTTGTTCTACTTCATGTCGGTGATTATAAAATGAGTTTCTTCCATGAAATGGACTAATAATTTTTGTATCGGGGAATATTGTCAATTTTTCATTTGTATTTAAAGGGTCACCAAACATAAAATCTTTTATTTTTTTATGCGGATGTAATATTCCATAATCGAAATCTGTAAATGTAGCAGTTGTGTAAATTACTTTTTTGTTCTCCATTGAAGACAAGAAACTTCTTATGCTGTTTAAGAAATTAATATCCATTGCTACAATATTAATGGTAATGTTATTGTTCGTATCTTGCATACCATGTATTGTCAATTTTGGGTTTTGAACTACATTTAGCATATCGAATATGCTCGTAACAAAATCTCTATTTGGAGATTTTTCAACACAATAATTTTCAAGTTCTTCCATCAACAATTTAATGATTTCCACCACATCTTCAACCGATTTTGAAGATTTGTCGATAAAAAATAATTCATTATAAACATTGTCGATTTGCATTGTTTGATGTTTTTCATACGTTTTAACTTCTGAATCTAATATGTGTTTAATAACATTGGTTTCGGCAGTTGTAACATCTTTTGAATTTATAATTTGTAAGAAAGTTTGGACTAATTTTCGTAACTTCTTATATTCTTTCGGAATTGTGTTAAGTAAAAGTTTAAAATATGCTCGCCTTTCATTCATGTAGCCGTCTGTTACACAATCCTCTAACCCGAAATCTGTTATAAATCCATCAAGATTATTTTTGTATTTTTGTATATCCGAATCATCAACGTTTTGTAACTTTCCGCCATTCTTCTCAAATTTTAATATAAGTGTTTCAACATCATTTATGTTTGAAATGTCAATGGGTGGGAATTTTGCTTCATAATTGGTTAATTCTAAAATGTTTATAGGTATTGTATTCGGAAATGCAAATTTATGGGCTTCATCGAAAATAACAACGTCACATTCATCCCTAATTTTATCAAGGATTTGTGCCACAGATGATGTTTTCATTATAGCATTCAATTTATCATAAGTAAATGCAACAACATCAAAAGCATCACTTCTTAAAAATTCAGTAACCTTACACTCATTATAATGTATGCAAGTTTCTTCTGTACATTGTACAGGTTTCAGAAGGTATGGAAAATTTTCAAGATGTGGGTTCGCTTCTATTCGTGCTTTGATGAGAATACACTCAAAATTATTGTATAATTGAATTATTTTGGCTCTGTATTTAGCTAATAATTTATTAACGTTAAGTATAGTTTCTGACTTGATTTTATTTGTTGGTTCGATTATACATAATTTTTTCCCAAGTAATATACATGCCAATACGAGTGATGTCGTAGCACCTGCTCTTGCTACCTTAAATGCTTTAATAATTGCATCGTCTGAATCTAAAATTTCAAGTGCTTTTATTGTTCTTTTATCGTGCAATACACCGTCACGCAAAGCCTTATAAATGATGCAGTCAATTTTTTTAATTATATCATTATTCATAGTTAAATACCGTGTTATGTTGCAAGTCTTTGGTTGGGTCTGCAACATATTCTTTTTCAGTTAATTTTTATTACTCCCATTTTTCAACTTCATTCTTCATTGCGTGAGCCACAAATTTGCTTCTGCTCATACATCGTTCCTCTGCCATCCGGTCAAATTTATCCAATATTTTTTCATCAA
This sequence is a window from Methanococcoides sp. LMO-2. Protein-coding genes within it:
- a CDS encoding TOTE conflict system archaeo-eukaryotic primase domain-containing protein; protein product: MEKSKFKTGYGTKYIKNSDKIIDQHINGNKTLDFRPVLDGDTVKSIHFDCQNIRDAVKILIYCYSDAVHGILEKVDSKYRLWIFIEEIEAYKAKLYCENTLKNCGFALRGNNKTVDYFPKSAKVHSRNSRNAMSLLPFGKGSKILIDGEFVEDFDTIEIDVVDISAEYNYPEPKMDVPVIACEA
- a CDS encoding ribbon-helix-helix protein, CopG family, translating into MRRKIMISVDEKILDKFDRMAEERCMSRSKFVAHAMKNEVEKWE